A genomic segment from Thermodesulfobacteriota bacterium encodes:
- the lpxB gene encoding lipid-A-disaccharide synthase: MNNPIPIPSLPPSPRCVMISAGEASGDLHGANLVRAMRRECGSLFFCGIGGSAMKAAGVKIIVDADRLSVVGITEVLARLPSILNGMSAARKILRSRVPDLLILIDFPDFNLKLAAVAREQGIPVFYYITPQVWAWRQGRIHTIKQLVDRAAVILPFEDGFFRKHNIPVSFVGHPLLDAGYGISPTAAQWRPGETPVIGFLPGSRNKEVRRLLPVMLETAEVISRKNRQARFLVSCAPSVSRELFDRIAAPFAGRVDCETVTDKVESFLQRTTLVVAASGTVTLEAALSATPAVVVYRVSLLSYWLGRMLINLQHVSLINLIAEREVVPELLQAAAAPETIASEAMGILEDAQKFNAIRDGLLEVRRRLGDSGASGRAAGIALEMLSGGQAVLPAGDSLKQLT, encoded by the coding sequence TTGAATAACCCCATTCCGATCCCATCTCTGCCGCCGTCCCCCCGCTGCGTCATGATATCGGCGGGGGAGGCCTCCGGCGACCTGCACGGCGCCAACCTGGTCCGGGCCATGCGCCGGGAGTGCGGCTCTCTTTTCTTCTGCGGCATCGGCGGCAGCGCCATGAAGGCGGCCGGCGTGAAAATTATCGTCGACGCCGACCGGTTGTCCGTGGTCGGTATCACCGAAGTTCTGGCCCGGCTTCCTTCCATCTTAAACGGCATGTCCGCCGCCCGGAAGATTCTCCGTTCCCGGGTTCCGGACCTGCTTATCCTGATCGATTTTCCCGATTTCAACCTTAAGCTCGCGGCCGTGGCCCGGGAGCAGGGCATCCCGGTTTTCTATTACATCACCCCCCAGGTCTGGGCCTGGCGTCAGGGTCGGATCCACACCATCAAGCAACTGGTGGATCGGGCCGCGGTCATCCTTCCCTTTGAAGACGGCTTTTTCCGGAAACACAACATTCCCGTCTCCTTTGTCGGCCATCCCCTCCTGGATGCGGGCTACGGGATTTCACCGACAGCCGCTCAATGGCGGCCCGGAGAGACGCCGGTCATCGGTTTTCTGCCGGGCTCCCGCAACAAGGAAGTCCGCCGCCTGCTGCCGGTCATGCTGGAAACCGCCGAGGTCATCAGCCGAAAGAACCGGCAGGCCCGGTTCCTGGTTTCATGCGCACCGTCCGTTTCCCGGGAGCTGTTCGACCGGATCGCGGCGCCTTTTGCCGGCCGGGTAGATTGTGAGACGGTCACCGACAAGGTGGAATCATTTTTACAGCGGACCACGCTGGTGGTGGCGGCCTCGGGCACCGTTACCCTGGAGGCGGCGCTGTCTGCAACGCCTGCCGTCGTCGTCTACCGGGTGTCGCTGCTAAGCTACTGGCTGGGCCGGATGCTGATCAATCTCCAGCATGTCAGCCTGATCAACCTGATCGCGGAACGGGAAGTCGTGCCGGAACTGCTTCAGGCCGCGGCCGCGCCCGAAACCATCGCCTCCGAAGCCATGGGCATCCTGGAGGATGCACAAAAATTCAACGCCATCCGGGATGGCCTGCTGGAAGTGCGGCGGCGGCTGGGCGACAGCGGCGCCTCCGGCCGGGCCGCCGGCATCGCCCTGGAGATGCTGTCCGGAGGGCAGGCCGTTCTTCCGGCCGGCGATAGTCTCAAGCAGCTTACCTAG